One genomic segment of Candidatus Reconcilbacillus cellulovorans includes these proteins:
- a CDS encoding AsnC family transcriptional regulator, translating into MNELKVKILELLKEDARLPAERIAVMLDVPEEQVKQAIREMEADKVIVKYATVVNWSRVDEEKVTALIEVQITPERGRGFDAIAERIYLHPEVKSVYLMSGAYDLLVEVEGRNLKEVAAFVSGKLSPIDRVLSTKTHFILKKYKQDGIIFEDRQDDRRMAVTP; encoded by the coding sequence GTGAATGAGCTGAAAGTCAAAATTCTCGAACTTTTAAAAGAAGACGCCCGGCTTCCGGCCGAGCGGATCGCAGTCATGCTCGACGTGCCGGAAGAACAGGTAAAGCAGGCGATCCGCGAGATGGAAGCCGACAAAGTCATCGTCAAATACGCGACCGTCGTCAACTGGAGCCGCGTCGACGAGGAGAAAGTGACGGCGCTGATCGAGGTGCAGATCACGCCGGAACGCGGCCGCGGCTTCGACGCGATCGCGGAGCGGATTTACCTGCATCCTGAAGTAAAATCCGTTTACCTGATGTCGGGCGCCTACGATTTACTTGTCGAGGTCGAGGGCCGCAACCTGAAAGAAGTCGCCGCGTTCGTTTCTGGCAAACTGTCGCCGATCGACCGCGTGCTCTCGACGAAAACCCATTTTATCCTGAAGAAGTACAAGCAGGACGGCATCATTTTCGAGGACCGACAGGACGACCGGCGCATGGCCGTAACGCCGTGA
- a CDS encoding aromatic amino acid aminotransferase (catalyzes the transamination of the aromatic amino acid forming a ketoacid; first step in aromatic amino acid degradation in lactococci) encodes MSYRTDVSARPKRRSMQDYVASAVRSIPPSGIRRFFDLVASSKDIISLGVGEPDFVTPWHIRDAAVVSLERGWTTYTPNAGLPELREAIAEYLYREFECLYDPAKEIIVTVGGSEAIDLALRALVEPGDEVLIPEPCYVAYHPLTVLGGGVPVGVETTADDRFKLRPEKLEAAITPRSKILLMCYPSNPTGGIMTYEDLLPIARIAQKHDLIVVSDEIYAELTYGRRHVSIASLPGMKDRTILVSGFSKAFSMTGWRMGYACGHPDLIAAMLKIHQYAVMCAPTMSQIAALDALKHGMEEKARMVESYNQRRRLFIRGLREIGLECHEPEGAFYAFPSIRKTGMTSEEFCQRLLTEARVAAVPGHVFGRGGEGFIRCSYARSVEELTEALERMGKFLESCKMM; translated from the coding sequence ATGAGTTACCGAACCGACGTGTCCGCCCGCCCGAAACGGAGATCGATGCAGGATTACGTGGCTTCGGCCGTCCGATCGATTCCTCCGTCGGGCATTCGGCGGTTTTTCGACTTGGTCGCGTCGAGCAAGGACATCATTTCGCTCGGCGTTGGCGAGCCGGATTTCGTCACGCCGTGGCACATCCGCGACGCCGCCGTCGTGTCGCTCGAGCGCGGCTGGACGACCTATACGCCGAACGCGGGATTGCCGGAACTGCGCGAAGCGATCGCCGAATATTTGTATCGCGAATTCGAGTGCCTTTACGATCCGGCAAAAGAAATCATCGTCACCGTCGGCGGCAGCGAAGCGATCGATCTGGCGCTCCGGGCGCTTGTCGAGCCCGGCGACGAAGTGTTGATTCCGGAACCGTGCTATGTCGCGTACCATCCGTTGACCGTTCTGGGCGGCGGCGTACCGGTCGGCGTGGAGACGACGGCGGACGACCGTTTCAAACTGAGACCGGAAAAACTGGAAGCCGCCATTACGCCGCGCTCGAAAATTTTGCTGATGTGCTATCCGAGCAACCCGACCGGCGGCATCATGACGTACGAAGATTTGTTGCCGATCGCGCGAATTGCGCAGAAGCACGACCTGATCGTCGTCTCGGACGAGATCTACGCGGAGCTGACGTACGGACGGCGGCACGTCTCGATCGCGTCGCTGCCCGGCATGAAAGACCGGACGATTCTCGTCAGCGGCTTTTCCAAGGCGTTTTCGATGACCGGCTGGCGCATGGGTTACGCCTGCGGCCACCCCGACCTGATCGCCGCTATGCTGAAAATTCACCAATACGCCGTCATGTGCGCGCCGACGATGAGCCAGATCGCCGCTCTCGACGCGCTGAAACACGGCATGGAGGAAAAGGCGCGGATGGTCGAGTCGTACAACCAGCGGCGCAGGCTGTTCATCCGCGGTTTGCGGGAAATCGGCCTGGAGTGCCACGAGCCGGAAGGCGCCTTTTACGCTTTTCCGTCCATCCGCAAGACGGGCATGACGTCGGAAGAGTTTTGCCAGCGGCTGCTGACTGAAGCGCGCGTCGCCGCCGTGCCGGGACACGTGTTCGGGCGCGGCGGAGAGGGATTTATCCGTTGTTCGTATGCGCGTTCGGTAGAGGAACTGACGGAAGCGCTTGAACGGATGGGGAAGTTTTTAGAATCATGTAAAATGATGTAA
- a CDS encoding molybdenum cofactor biosynthesis protein, translated as MNGSANDHHRADSANPVRCTVVTVSDTRTPADDRSGALMLELLREHGYETVGYRIVRDEQDAIREALGEFSARDDVDAILFNGGTGIAPRDVTIEALRPLFDKELPGFGELFRFLSFTEDVGSAAMLSRAIAGVRKGKAVFAMPGSPRAVRLAMTRLVLPELRHVVAEIRKGNP; from the coding sequence GTGAACGGTTCCGCAAACGACCACCATCGCGCGGACTCGGCCAATCCCGTACGCTGCACGGTCGTCACCGTATCGGACACGCGCACGCCGGCCGACGACCGGAGCGGTGCGCTCATGCTCGAACTTCTGCGCGAACACGGTTACGAAACGGTGGGCTATCGGATCGTCCGCGATGAACAGGATGCGATCCGCGAAGCGCTCGGGGAATTTTCCGCGCGCGACGACGTCGACGCGATCCTGTTCAACGGCGGTACCGGCATCGCGCCGCGCGACGTGACGATCGAAGCGCTGCGCCCTCTGTTCGACAAGGAATTACCGGGCTTCGGCGAGCTCTTCCGTTTCTTAAGCTTCACCGAAGACGTCGGTTCGGCGGCGATGCTCAGCCGGGCGATCGCCGGCGTCCGCAAAGGCAAGGCGGTGTTCGCGATGCCGGGATCGCCACGGGCGGTCCGTCTGGCGATGACGCGGCTCGTGTTGCCGGAATTGCGGCACGTCGTGGCAGAAATCCGAAAAGGAAACCCGTGA